A region of Terriglobales bacterium DNA encodes the following proteins:
- a CDS encoding IS5 family transposase, producing the protein MAIADCHGLPIALWIASATPHEQKLVEATLEHRFVADKPKRLIADKGYDSDAVDNRLAEQHGIELIAPHRRYRTRTHRQDRRKLRRYKRRWKIERLFAWLKNFRRLLVRWERHSANFLGMIQLASMLILLRRL; encoded by the coding sequence ATGGTCTTCCTATCGCCCTGTGGATTGCGAGCGCTACGCCGCATGAGCAAAAGCTGGTCGAGGCTACGCTCGAGCACCGCTTCGTGGCCGACAAGCCGAAACGATTGATTGCCGATAAGGGGTACGACAGCGACGCGGTGGACAACCGGCTTGCGGAGCAGCACGGAATCGAGCTGATCGCCCCTCACCGTCGCTATCGCACACGAACGCACCGCCAGGACCGGCGCAAACTCCGGCGATACAAACGCCGCTGGAAAATCGAGCGCCTCTTCGCCTGGCTGAAGAACTTCCGGCGCCTGCTGGTGCGTTGGGAACGACATAGCGCAAACTTCCTCGGCATGATTCAACTGGCATCCATGTTGATCCTGCTGAGACGTTTGTGA